The Candidatus Desulfofervidus auxilii DNA segment ACTAGTTCCAAAGAGCGGGCAGAAAATGTAATGATTGTAGACTTGATGCGTCATGATTTGGGCAAATTCTGTGTGCCAGGCTCTATAAAAACCTGGCCATTGTTTAAGGTTGAAACTTATCAAACAATTCACCAAATGGTTTCCCATGTCACTGGTATTATCAAGCCTGGTGTAACCTTAAGTCAAATACTTCAATCTACCTTCCCTCCAGGTTCTGTTACTGGTGCTCCTAAAAAACGGGCCATGGAAATCATTTACAATCTTGAATTTCAGAGCAGGGGCGTATATACAGGCATTATTGGTTATGCTTGGCAAAGGGAAATGGTATTTAATGTAGCTATTCGTACTTTAGAAATGGTAGAGCAAAAAGTAGTAATGGGAAGCGGAGGAGGCATTGTGGTTGACTCTGAGCCTGAAGCAGAATATGCCGAAAGCTTACTTAAGACCAAAGCTACTATGGAGGCCTTAAGGATTTTATGATAAATCGCACCCTATTATTTGGTGAAGGCCTGTTTGAGACATGGCGGGTGTATCCAGGCCGTAAATTGCCTTTAATAGAAGAACATTTAGAACGTATGAGTTATGGTTGTTTGTTCTTTGGATGGCCATTTAAAAAAAATGAGGCTAAAAGTATCTTAAGCCAAACATTACCGGCCATTTCAGCCAATATCCATGCCCGATTACGTTTAACTTTGATAGTTCATGGCCAAGAAAAATCAGAAAATACTACTTTTCTTACCCAATGGCAGCCATTACCTCCTAATATATCATCCTTACAAAGACAGGGAGTTAAACTTATGTTAGCTCCTTGGGCTAAATGTTCTAATTCGCCTTTACTTCAGTTTAAAACTACTTGTTTTTTAGAAAATAATCTGGCTTTAAAACAAGCACGCCAAAATGGGTATTATGAAGCCCTGTTTTTAAATGAAAAGGGAGAGATAACTGAGGGTTGTATCTCCAATATTTTTTTTGTGAAAGACCAAGCCATTGTTACCCCAAGCTTAGATAGTGGTTTACTGCCTGGCATTACCCGGGGTAAGATTATAAACATCCTGCTCCAAAAAGGGATTAGGGTAAAAGAACGCCCCGTTTTTCTCAAAGAACTTTTTTATTTTAAAGCTGCCTTTCTTACTAATGCTATCATTGAGGTTATGCCCATTATCCAAATAGGTGATGTTAAATATCCCATCTGGCCACAATGTGCATGGTTACGAAAGTTATATCGTGATGCTATTGGAGTATGAAATAAAATTTTGAAGAGTTTTCTGTGCCTATTTTAAAATTAGTTTTTCTGTTTTGTTTTTTGGTTTTTTTACTCAGGCGGTGGTTATTAGGACATGCCTTGTTTCTAGCGGCTGTTTTAGGAGGGTTAATTCAAGGACTTACTCCTTGGCAAATTGGTATCTCTTTTGTGAATACCCTAAGCAATCCACAGAATTTACTCCTATGTTGTATCATTCTTTCTATTCTAATTTTTGCGCATAGTCTTAGTAAAACTGGTTATTTAAAAGGAATGATTAAAAGTTATCAGGGTATTTTCCCTTGGTCACGGCCTAATCTAATGATGCTACCTTCTCTTATTGGATTGCTACCTATGCCAGGAGGGGCTATTTTTTCAGCACCTCTGGTAAAAACTCTGGGGCAGCCTTTAAAAATATCATCTACACGCCTAGCCTTAATTAACTATTGGTTTCGTCATACTTGGGAATACACTTGGCCTCTTTATCCGGGTTTAATTCTAGCCATCCACCTGGGAGGGGTAAATTTATTAAAATTAATTGTGATAGATATGCCTATTACCCTTGTTGCTTTTTCTTTAGGTTTTATATTCTTTCTCAAACCCGTAAAAGGGGAAATGCCCAAGAGTAACAAAAATGTCCTGGGATTTTTAAAAGAGATTGCTCCTATTTTAATAGTTATTTTGTTAACCATTTGTGGAAGGCTTATATTCCATTTTCTCCCTGAAGAAATCACCATTGGCTTAGCTGTGTGGATAGGTATTATTTGGGTATGGTGGAGGCAAAAAATTACCTGGTCTCAATTCTTGGCCATTTTAAGGGATAAAACCCTTTTAAAGGTATTATATGCAGTTCTAGCTATATTTTTCTTTAAACAAATTCTAACGGATAGCCAAATTGTCTTAGATGCCAGTAAAATGCTTATTAGTTATCATGTTCCCTTGGCCTTGATTACTGCGGGATTACCCTTCTTAGTAGGCCTCATTATTGGTCTCACTCTGGCCTTTGTGGGCAGCACCTTTCCTCTTATTTCCGCCTTACTAGAGGTTGCTCATGTCCCCACCCTACCCTATATCATGCTAGCCTTCTGTTCTGGCATAGTAGGAGTCTTGCTTTCCCCTATGCACTTATGCCTTGTTTTAAGTATAGAGTATTTTCAAGTAGAATTTGGTAAAACATATAGGCAATTATATTTACCATGTGCATTGATGCTTCTGAGCATTGTGACTTGGTTTGCTATATTAAGATATTTGTGTTAATAGTTTAAATTATGCTCACTCTAAAACTTAAATTCCTCAAGGCACTTTATAAGTTTTATGACCAATATGCCAAAAATTTTTCCTCTGTATGTACCCCTGGTTGTGCTACTTGTTGCACCCATAATGTGCTTATTACTACCTTGGAGGGTGTGCATATTTTATTTTATTTAGAAAATAGAGGGAAATTAAGGCTTTTAGAGAAACTTCATTCTACCAATTATCTACGTCCTAGTGTAACCCCTAATCAATTGGCTCATTATTGCATTCATAAAATAGAGCCCCCAGAGGATGATTCTTTTATTATTTCCCCTTGTCCATTTTTAACCAATGGGAAGTGTCCTATTTATGAAGTAAGGCCATTTAATTGTCGGAGTCTTTTTTCAGAAAAAAAGTGCCATTTGGGTGGAGAGGCCTTTATCCATCCTTTATTGCTCACTGTGAACATGATTTTCACCCAATTATTAGAGCAATTAGATAATTCTGGTCTATATGGGAATATGTTAGATGTGCTTTCTTTTCTGGCCAATGAAGAAAATTTAGCTGTTTATATGAAAGGTAAAACTCCAAACCACACCCCAGGGCTTTTACCTAACAAACCTCTGCCTGGATTTCTCTGTCCTCCTGAGCATCAGTTAGAAGTAGAAAAAATATTAAAGGAAATATCCCATATAGAAAGAGAGGGAAAAAATATTAATCAATGTATAAAGTTGGTATATTAACAGTGAGTGATAAATGCAGTCAAGGAGAAAGGAAAGATAGAAGCGGAAAGTTGATTTGTCAAACTCTTGCAGAAAATGGATATGAAATTTACACTTATAAAATTGTCCCAGACGAAGAAGAAATTATCATACAACATCTGATAAAATGGAGCGATGAATTACATTTAGACTTAATTGTCA contains these protein-coding regions:
- a CDS encoding DUF401 family protein — encoded protein: MPILKLVFLFCFLVFLLRRWLLGHALFLAAVLGGLIQGLTPWQIGISFVNTLSNPQNLLLCCIILSILIFAHSLSKTGYLKGMIKSYQGIFPWSRPNLMMLPSLIGLLPMPGGAIFSAPLVKTLGQPLKISSTRLALINYWFRHTWEYTWPLYPGLILAIHLGGVNLLKLIVIDMPITLVAFSLGFIFFLKPVKGEMPKSNKNVLGFLKEIAPILIVILLTICGRLIFHFLPEEITIGLAVWIGIIWVWWRQKITWSQFLAILRDKTLLKVLYAVLAIFFFKQILTDSQIVLDASKMLISYHVPLALITAGLPFLVGLIIGLTLAFVGSTFPLISALLEVAHVPTLPYIMLAFCSGIVGVLLSPMHLCLVLSIEYFQVEFGKTYRQLYLPCALMLLSIVTWFAILRYLC
- a CDS encoding aminotransferase class IV: MINRTLLFGEGLFETWRVYPGRKLPLIEEHLERMSYGCLFFGWPFKKNEAKSILSQTLPAISANIHARLRLTLIVHGQEKSENTTFLTQWQPLPPNISSLQRQGVKLMLAPWAKCSNSPLLQFKTTCFLENNLALKQARQNGYYEALFLNEKGEITEGCISNIFFVKDQAIVTPSLDSGLLPGITRGKIINILLQKGIRVKERPVFLKELFYFKAAFLTNAIIEVMPIIQIGDVKYPIWPQCAWLRKLYRDAIGV
- a CDS encoding YkgJ family cysteine cluster protein, whose amino-acid sequence is MLTLKLKFLKALYKFYDQYAKNFSSVCTPGCATCCTHNVLITTLEGVHILFYLENRGKLRLLEKLHSTNYLRPSVTPNQLAHYCIHKIEPPEDDSFIISPCPFLTNGKCPIYEVRPFNCRSLFSEKKCHLGGEAFIHPLLLTVNMIFTQLLEQLDNSGLYGNMLDVLSFLANEENLAVYMKGKTPNHTPGLLPNKPLPGFLCPPEHQLEVEKILKEISHIEREGKNINQCIKLVY